From one Polynucleobacter sp. UK-FUSCHL-C3 genomic stretch:
- the murC gene encoding UDP-N-acetylmuramate--L-alanine ligase, with protein sequence MKHIVQHIHFVGIGGAGMSGIAEVLLNLGYRVSGSDLSASATTKRLVELGASIQIGHDAKHIGSAEAVVISSAVAGNNPEVLAARAAHIPVIQRAVMLGELMRLKQGIAIAGTHGKTTTTSLVASVLAQGGLDPTFVIGGKLNSAGVNARLGQGDFIVVEADESDASFLQLFPAMEVITNIDADHMDTYQHDMARLKQAFVQFTQRMPFYGIAVLCIDDANVRDIVPFVSQPILRYGFSDDADIRASDIEAIGTQMQFTVHRRTVRRHGTQPGPLKIRLNLPGKHNVLNALAAIGIATELGVSDEAIMKALAQFSGVGRRFQHHGDIKLEGGRQFTLIDDYGHHPVEMNATLAAARGAYPKRRLVLAFQPHRFTRTRDCFGDFVQVLRQFDAVVLTNVYPAGEARITGADSKALIKALGNKVPTQLVEEVKEMPAALSALLQDGDVLITMGAGSISQLPHAIVEMKYV encoded by the coding sequence ATGAAGCACATTGTTCAGCACATTCATTTTGTGGGCATTGGTGGTGCCGGCATGAGCGGTATTGCTGAGGTTCTCCTTAATTTAGGTTATCGCGTCTCTGGATCTGATCTATCTGCATCAGCAACTACAAAGCGTTTGGTTGAGCTCGGCGCAAGCATTCAGATTGGGCATGATGCAAAGCATATTGGTAGTGCTGAAGCTGTGGTGATCTCAAGCGCCGTTGCTGGAAATAATCCTGAAGTGTTAGCAGCAAGAGCAGCTCATATTCCTGTAATTCAGCGGGCGGTCATGCTAGGTGAGTTAATGCGTTTAAAGCAGGGGATTGCAATTGCAGGTACGCATGGCAAGACAACTACAACCAGCTTGGTCGCATCTGTTTTAGCGCAAGGCGGGCTAGATCCCACTTTTGTGATTGGCGGGAAGCTCAATTCAGCAGGGGTCAATGCGCGCTTAGGACAGGGTGACTTTATTGTGGTCGAAGCGGATGAGTCCGATGCATCATTCTTGCAATTATTTCCAGCCATGGAGGTGATCACAAATATTGATGCGGATCACATGGATACCTATCAGCACGATATGGCTCGTCTTAAGCAGGCATTTGTGCAATTTACCCAGCGTATGCCTTTTTATGGGATTGCTGTTTTATGTATTGATGACGCTAACGTGAGAGATATTGTCCCCTTTGTCTCACAGCCCATCTTGCGGTATGGCTTTTCTGATGATGCCGATATCCGCGCGAGCGACATTGAGGCAATTGGTACACAAATGCAATTTACTGTTCATCGCAGGACAGTTCGGCGTCATGGTACACAGCCTGGCCCACTTAAGATACGGCTTAACTTGCCCGGTAAGCACAACGTTCTAAATGCGCTTGCTGCAATAGGGATTGCAACAGAACTGGGTGTTAGTGACGAGGCGATTATGAAAGCCTTGGCACAATTTAGTGGCGTGGGGAGACGTTTTCAGCATCACGGCGATATCAAATTAGAGGGTGGACGCCAATTTACTCTAATTGATGATTATGGCCATCACCCGGTAGAGATGAATGCAACTCTTGCAGCAGCCCGCGGAGCATATCCTAAGCGTCGTTTGGTCTTGGCATTTCAGCCACATCGTTTTACTCGTACACGAGATTGTTTTGGAGATTTTGTGCAGGTATTACGTCAATTTGATGCAGTGGTTCTCACCAATGTCTATCCTGCCGGTGAAGCCCGTATCACGGGGGCTGATAGTAAGGCACTCATTAAGGCCCTTGGAAACAAAGTGCCGACCCAATTGGTTGAGGAAGTGAAAGAAATGCCCGCGGCCTTAAGTGCTCTTTTACAAGATGGCGACGTATTAATTACGATGGGCGCCGGCTCGATTTCTCAGTTACCCCATGCGATTGTGGAGATGAAGTATGTCTAG
- a CDS encoding D-alanine--D-alanine ligase, producing MDLAAIDPKQLGRVAVLMGGRSAEREISLLSGNGVLKALLEKGIDAHSFDPGLRHPAEIAAENFDRAFITLHGRYGEDGTIQGLLELFGIPYTGSGVLASALAIDKVATKRIWISNQLQNPRFEVLTEQSNWSQVVHKLGLPIIVKPAHEGSSLGLSKVAHVDDLPKAYALAARLDRCVLAEQCIIGPELTCPIVGEGDTAQALPVIRIMPPPAGYDFHHKYFSDETKYLCPTDLDPRIEARVQELAVASYRALGCRTWGRADVMLDEAHQLEPYLIEMNTSPGMTSHSLVPMSAMAAGVSYADLVLWILIQTLKSVPEKIKGASL from the coding sequence ATGGATCTGGCTGCTATAGATCCCAAACAATTAGGACGTGTTGCGGTTCTCATGGGAGGACGCTCAGCAGAGCGCGAGATATCACTTCTATCCGGCAATGGGGTCTTAAAGGCTTTACTAGAGAAGGGTATCGATGCGCACTCATTTGATCCAGGCTTGCGGCATCCTGCAGAAATTGCAGCAGAGAATTTTGATCGAGCGTTCATTACCTTGCATGGTCGTTATGGTGAAGATGGCACTATTCAGGGGCTTTTAGAGCTATTTGGTATTCCTTATACCGGTAGCGGTGTATTGGCATCAGCGCTCGCTATCGATAAGGTTGCTACTAAACGCATTTGGATTAGCAATCAATTACAAAATCCTCGCTTTGAGGTATTAACAGAACAAAGTAATTGGTCGCAAGTTGTTCATAAACTTGGATTACCAATCATCGTCAAGCCGGCCCATGAGGGTTCTTCATTGGGACTCAGTAAAGTAGCGCATGTTGACGATTTGCCTAAGGCCTATGCATTAGCAGCTCGTTTAGATAGATGCGTACTCGCAGAGCAATGCATTATTGGGCCTGAGTTAACTTGTCCAATTGTAGGCGAGGGCGATACCGCTCAGGCCCTACCGGTTATTCGGATCATGCCGCCACCAGCAGGATATGACTTTCATCATAAATATTTCTCCGATGAAACAAAATATTTATGTCCAACCGACTTAGATCCCAGGATTGAGGCGCGGGTTCAAGAATTAGCCGTGGCATCCTACCGTGCTTTAGGTTGTCGTACTTGGGGTAGGGCTGATGTGATGCTGGATGAAGCACATCAACTGGAGCCCTATCTCATAGAAATGAATACTTCTCCAGGTATGACATCGCACTCCTTGGTACCGATGTCCGCAATGGCGGCAGGAGTTTCCTATGCCGATTTAGTACTTTGGATTTTGATCCAGACTCTAAAGAGTGTTCCTGAAAAGATTAAAGGAGCGAGCTTATGA